A single genomic interval of Symphalangus syndactylus isolate Jambi chromosome 18, NHGRI_mSymSyn1-v2.1_pri, whole genome shotgun sequence harbors:
- the RTN4R gene encoding reticulon-4 receptor codes for MKRASAGGSRLLAWVLWLQAWRVAAPCPGACVCYNEPKVTTSCPQQGLQAVPVGIPAASQRIFLHGNRISHVPAASFRACRNLTILWLHSNVLARIDAAAFTGLALLEQLDLSDNAQLRSVDPATFHGLGRLHTLHLDRCGLQELGPGLFRGLAALQYLYLQDNALQALPDDTFRDLGNLTHLFLHGNRISSVPERAFRGLHSLDRLLLHQNRVARVHPHAFRDLGRLMTLYLFANNLSALPTEALAPLRALQYLRLNDNPWVCDCRARPLWAWLQKFRGSSSEVPCSLPQRLAGRDLKRLAANDLQGCAVATGPYHPIWTGRASDEEPLGLPKCCQPDAADKASVLEPGRPASAGNALKGRVPPGDSPPGNGSGPRHINDSPFGTLPGSAEPPLTAVRPEGSEPPGFPTSGPRRRPGCSRKNRTRSHCRLGQAGSGGGGTGDSEGSGALPSLTCSLAPLGLVLVLWTVLGPC; via the coding sequence GGAGCCGGCTGCTGGCATGGGTGCTGTGGCTGCAGGCCTGGCGGGTGGCAGCCCCGTGCCCAGGTGCCTGCGTATGCTACAATGAGCCCAAGGTGACGACAAGCTGCCCCCAGCAGGGCCTGCAGGCTGTGCCTGTGGGCATCCCTGCCGCCAGCCAGCGCATCTTCCTGCACGGCAACCGCATCTCGCATGTGCCAGCTGCCAGCTTCCGTGCCTGCCGCAACCTCACCATCCTGTGGCTGCACTCGAATGTGCTGGCCCGAATTGACGCGGCCGCCTTCACCGGCCTGGCCCTCCTGGAGCAGCTGGACCTCAGCGATAATGCACAGCTCCGGTCTGTGGACCCTGCCACATTCCACGGCCTGGGCCGCCTGCACACGCTGCACCTGGACCGCTGCGGCCTGCAGGAGCTGGGCCCGGGGCTGTTCCGCGGCCTGGCTGCCCTTCAGTACCTCTACCTGCAGGACAACGCGCTGCAGGCACTGCCTGATGACACCTTCCGCGACCTGGGCAACCTCACGCACCTCTTCCTGCACGGCAACCGCATCTCCAGCGTGCCCGAGCGCGCCTTCCGTGGCCTGCACAGCCTCGACCGTCTCCTGCTGCACCAGAACCGCGTGGCCCGTGTGCACCCGCACGCCTTCCGTGACCTTGGCCGCCTCATGACACTCTATCTGTTTGCCAACAATCTATCGGCGCTGCCCACTGAGGCCCTGGCGCCCCTGCGTGCCCTGCAGTACCTGAGACTCAACGACAATCCCTGGGTGTGTGACTGCCGGGCACGCCCACTCTGGGCCTGGCTGCAGAAGTTCCGCGGCTCCTCCTCCGAGGTGCCCTGCAGCCTCCCGCAACGCCTGGCTGGCCGTGACCTCAAACGCCTAGCTGCCAATGACCTGCAGGGCTGCGCTGTGGCCACCGGCCCTTACCATCCCATCTGGACCGGCagggccagtgatgaggagccgCTGGGGCTTCCCAAGTGCTGCCAGCCAGACGCCGCCGACAAGGCCTCGGTACTGGAGCCTGGAAGACCAGCTTCAGCAGGCAATGCGCTGAAGGGACGCGTGCCGCCTGGTGACAGCCCCCCGGGCAATGGCTCTGGCCCAAGGCACATCAACGACTCCCCCTTTGGGACTCTGCCTGGCTCTGCTGAGCCCCCGCTCACCGCAGTGCGGCCCGAGGGCTCCGAGCCACCAGGGTTCCCCACCTCAGGCCCTCGCCGGAGGCCAGGCTGTTCCCGCAAGAACCGCACCCGCAGCCACTGCCGTCTGGGCCAGGCAGGCAGCGGGGGTGGCGGGACTGGTGACTCAGAGGGCTCAGGTGCCCTGCCCAGCCTCACCTGCAGCCTCGCCCCCCTGGGCCTGGTGCTGGTGCTGTGGACAGTGCTCGGGCCCTGCTGA